Proteins co-encoded in one Juglans regia cultivar Chandler chromosome 16, Walnut 2.0, whole genome shotgun sequence genomic window:
- the LOC109005520 gene encoding uncharacterized protein LOC109005520, producing the protein MGAGIVIWDEEGEVLVSLWMPKGNVCSPIVAEVHALWRAVELCTELRFTNVVFEGDALTIIDAINRSKESWVWYGQMIEDLKQFFTYTNRWKLQHVYREGNQVAHSLAKNAIDLGEEIVWIENYPDDVFSVLQFDRNVILDYS; encoded by the coding sequence ATGGGAGCTGGCATAGTGATATGGGATGAGGAAGGTGAGGTACTTGTTTCTCTTTGGATGCCAAAAGGAAATGTCTGTAGTCCAATAGTTGCAGAGGTTCATGCTTTGTGGCGAGCTGTTGAGTTGTGTACTGAGCTTAGATTTACAAATGTAGTCTTTGAAGGTGATGCTTTGACGATAATAGATGCTATAAATAGATCAAAAGAGAGTTGGGTCTGGTATGGACAAATGATAGAAGATCTGAAGCAGTTTTTTACATATACGAACAGATGGAAGTTACAACACGTATATAGGGAAGGCAACCAAGTGGCACATAGTTTAGCTAAAAATGCAATTGATTTAGGAGAGGAAATAGTGTGGATAGAGAACTATCCGGATGATGTGTTTTCTGTTCTACAGTTTGATAGAAATGTAATACTTGATTATAgttga